A single genomic interval of Exiguobacterium sp. BMC-KP harbors:
- a CDS encoding ABC transporter ATP-binding protein — protein MSEKKRPAGGPPPGGPGGGNMMMLGEKPKDFKATFRRLLRYLRPRRTALVGVFLAAILSTVFMIAGPKIMGTAITELFEGAYAKFQGVPGAAIDFTKIGQILLWLAGLYIISSLFNYLQQYLMSGIAQKTVYDLREDVNHKLERLPLKYYDGRPNGETLSRVTNDIDTIGSTLQQSVTSFITSIVTIVGILIMMLTISPLLTLISLVSLPVSIFAIRPILKRSQKYFADQQRTLGQLNGHVEEMYTGHSVVKAFGHERKAVEQFDAVNEELYEAGRKAQFISGIIMPMMMFIGNISYVLISIVGGILVTQRAISIGDIQAFITYTRQFTQPITQTANIANIVQSTVAAAERVFELLDEEEEIKEVTTHRLTQAEGAVAFEHVDFGYGTDLLIEDMNIDVAPGQTVAIVGPTGAGKTTMINLLMRFYELNGGTIRIDGIDTREMSREDLRTTFGMVLQDTWLFNGTIRDNLAYGKSGATEEEIIAAAKTAHADHFIRTLPDGYDTVLNEEASNISQGQKQLLTIARAVLADPPIMILDEATSSVDTRTEVFIQQAMRRLMEGRTSFVIAHRLSTIKDADLILVMNQGSVIEQGTHEELLEADGFYADLYNSQFSEKEVV, from the coding sequence ATGAGTGAGAAAAAACGACCTGCCGGCGGTCCTCCGCCTGGTGGTCCCGGTGGCGGAAATATGATGATGCTCGGAGAAAAACCAAAGGATTTCAAAGCAACGTTCCGTCGTCTGCTTCGGTATCTGCGTCCGCGTCGGACGGCACTCGTTGGTGTTTTCCTCGCAGCCATCCTCAGTACGGTCTTCATGATTGCCGGTCCGAAAATCATGGGAACAGCGATCACGGAATTGTTTGAAGGGGCATATGCGAAGTTCCAAGGTGTGCCGGGAGCGGCGATCGACTTCACAAAAATCGGACAAATCCTGCTCTGGCTGGCTGGACTGTATATCATCAGTAGTCTGTTCAATTACTTGCAACAGTATTTGATGTCAGGTATCGCTCAAAAAACAGTCTACGATTTACGCGAAGACGTCAATCATAAACTCGAACGCCTGCCATTGAAATATTACGATGGTCGTCCGAACGGGGAGACACTCAGCCGTGTGACGAATGATATTGATACGATTGGGAGTACGTTACAACAAAGTGTGACATCGTTCATCACCTCAATTGTGACAATCGTCGGAATTCTGATCATGATGTTGACGATTAGTCCGCTGTTAACGCTGATTTCGCTCGTCTCATTACCGGTTTCGATTTTTGCGATCCGTCCGATTTTGAAACGGTCCCAAAAATACTTTGCCGATCAACAACGGACACTTGGACAATTGAACGGTCACGTCGAAGAGATGTATACCGGACACTCGGTCGTCAAGGCGTTCGGACATGAACGCAAAGCGGTCGAGCAGTTTGATGCCGTCAACGAAGAGTTGTATGAAGCAGGACGTAAAGCACAGTTCATCTCCGGGATCATCATGCCAATGATGATGTTCATCGGGAATATCAGTTACGTCTTGATCAGTATCGTCGGCGGGATTCTCGTCACGCAACGGGCGATCTCGATCGGGGATATTCAAGCGTTCATCACCTATACACGCCAGTTCACGCAACCGATCACACAGACGGCGAACATCGCGAACATCGTCCAATCGACGGTCGCAGCAGCGGAACGTGTCTTCGAATTACTGGACGAAGAAGAAGAAATCAAGGAAGTAACGACACATCGTCTTACGCAGGCTGAAGGGGCGGTCGCGTTCGAACACGTTGATTTTGGTTACGGAACCGATCTCTTGATCGAGGACATGAACATCGATGTCGCACCGGGACAAACCGTCGCGATCGTTGGACCGACGGGTGCCGGTAAGACGACAATGATCAATCTATTGATGCGCTTTTATGAGTTGAACGGGGGGACGATTCGGATTGACGGCATCGATACCCGCGAGATGTCACGCGAAGACTTACGGACGACGTTCGGGATGGTCTTACAAGATACGTGGCTCTTCAACGGTACGATCCGGGATAATCTTGCTTACGGTAAGAGTGGAGCGACCGAGGAGGAAATCATCGCCGCAGCCAAAACGGCGCACGCTGATCACTTCATCCGGACGTTGCCGGACGGGTACGATACGGTCTTGAATGAGGAAGCCTCGAACATCTCGCAAGGTCAGAAACAGTTGTTGACGATCGCTCGGGCAGTTCTTGCCGATCCTCCGATCATGATTCTCGATGAAGCGACCTCTAGTGTGGATACACGGACAGAAGTCTTCATCCAGCAAGCGATGCGTCGCTTGATGGAAGGGCGGACGAGCTTCGTCATTGCCCATCGTCTCTCGACGATCAAGGATGCCGATTTGATTCTTGTCATGAATCAAGGAAGTGTCATCGAACAGGGAACACACGAAGAATTGCTCGAGGCAGATGGTTTTTATGCGGATTTGTACAACAGTCAATTCTCTGAAAAGGAAGTCGTTTGA